The genomic window GGGTTCAAACAGGTGCTGACCCAGGTCACCGAAAAGGGCGCTGCCGGGGCCGGGTCGCCGACGCGCTCCTTCGCCGCGCGCGGCATCATCGATCAGATCCTGGATCTGCGCTCTCCCCTCGACATGACCCAGGGCACGCTGCGCGAGACGGGGCGGCCCCTGGACGTGGCCCTGCGGGGCGCGGGCCTCTTCAAGGTCAGCAAGGACGGCCGCGAGTACTACACGCGCAACGGCTCCTTTTCCCTGAACGCGCAGCGGCGCTTGACTACGTCGGACGGCGCGGAAGTGCTCGGCGCCGGGGGGCCGCTCGAGATCCCCGAGGGTGAAGTGCTCGTGCGCAGGGACGGCCTGGTGCTCGTGGACGGCGCGGAAACCGACCGGCTGGCCGTCGTCGACTTCGCGGACAGCGGCCTGTTGCGGCACGTGGGCGGTTCGTTGTTCGCCGCGCCGCCGGACATGCCGGCGCGGGCGCTCGCCGCGGACGCGGTGGAAGTCGTGCAGGGCGCGATCGAGGGCAGCAACGCCAACGCGATCGACACCATGATCGGCATGATCGCCGCGCAACGCGCCTTTGAGCTCGAAGCCAAGGTCCTGCAGGCCGCCGACCGCACCCTGGACAAGGCCGTCAATGAACTCAGCCGCAAGGCATAGAAGGAAGGGTGGGCACGTATGTTGAGAGCCATGACCAGCGCGGCGTCGGGCATGAAGGCGCAACAGACCAACATCGACGCCATCGCCAACAACCTGGCCAACGTCAACACCGTGGGCTACAAGCGCAGCCATGCCGAATTCCAGGACCTGCTCTACGAATCCGTGGTGCCGGCGGGACGCGGCTCGGGTGAATCGGAACCGACGCGCGTGGAAGTGGGCCACGGCGTGAAGCTCGTGGCGACCAACAAGATCTTCACCCAGGGATTGATCTCCCAGACCCAGAACCCGCTCGACCTGATGATCGAGGGCGACGGCTTCTTCCAGGTGCGGCTGCCCGACGGCTCCATCGGCTACTCGCGCGACGGCTCCTTCAAGCTGGACGCGGACCGCAACGTCGTGACCTCGACCGGCTACCGGCTGGAACCGGCCGTCCAGGTGCCGCTGGACGCCACGGACATCTACGTGGCGCGCGACGGCACCGTGTCGGTGCTGCTGGCCGGTGACACCTCGACGGTGCAGGACCTGGCGCAAATCGAACTGGCCAAGTTCGCCAACGCCGCGGGCTTGTCCAGCCGAGGCGGCAACATCTACCAGGAGTCGCCCAACAGCGGCAAGGCACTGGTAAGCCGCGCCGGCAGCGATGGTCTGGGCGAGATCGCCTCCGGATTCCTGGAGATGAGCAACGTGGAAACGGTCGAGGAACTGGTCAAGATGATCACCGCACAGAGGGCTTACGAGCTGAACGCGCGCACCATCTCGATGGCCGACGAGATGATGCAGACGGTCAACCAGATGAAGAGGTAGGCAGTGTTGCGCCTGTTCATATTTCTCTTTTCAGCGAGCCTGCTGACAGCCCAGACCGCGCAGGCGTGGGTGCTGGAACTGGCGCCGCACGTGACGCTGGACCGGCCCGTCGTCCGCCTGGCGGACGTGCTGGCCGCGGAGGCGCCGACGACCGCCGGCGCCCTGGTGCTGCGCACCGGCGGCAAACCGGGCGAGGTCGTCGAGATCAGCCGCGCCGCGATACTGCGCAGGTTGGTGTCGGAACGCCTGGCCGGGGACGTCGTCTGCCGGGGACCGGAGAGCTGCAGGATCACCTTCGCCGGCCGGCAGATCGCAGTCGCAGAACTGGAGAAGTGCCTGCTGGCCGAGCTCGGCAACTGGCTCCCGAGCGATCCCGACCGCGCCCCGGCCGGCTGGGTCGAGGTGAACAGCGAGTTGCCGGGTGCCACGATGGACGGCGATTGGCGGCTGGAGCTCGTCGAGCCGGCCCGCCTGGACCCCGGCCGCAACCTGGTCCGTTGCCGCATCGTCGGCGGCGGCCGGGTGATCCGTTTCACGGCCACCGTGACCTGTCATATCTACGGCGAGGTGGCGCGGGTGCTGACCAACGTGAACGAGGACGATCCCCTCGCCGAGGGGCTGTTCGTCTGGGAGTGGCGGGATCTCACGCAGGTGGCGCCAGGCCGGGTCGTGGGACGCGGCGCCGTCGCCGGCATGTCGGCTCGCGGTCACCTCGCCGCCGGCGAGCCCCTGCGCCTGGCGGACATCCACTCCGAGCCGCTGGTCCGGCAGGGGGAGACCGTGGAACTGTGCCTGGACCGCGGCGGTGTCGCCGTGACCTTGCGCGGGACGGCGCGCGAGGACGGCGTCCAGGGAGCAATGGTCTACGTACGCAACGAATTGGACGGCCGGCTGATACGCGCCCGGGTCACCGGGCAGGGCCGGGTGTCCTGGAGCAGGTGAGTGTCATGCGCATGAGCAAGTACGGGTGGTTGATCGCGCTGGCCGCGCTGGCGCTGGCCGCGCTTTGCGCAGCCGGTGAGCCCTTGATCGACCTGGAGAGCGGCGGTTCCCTGGTCTCGAACTACAAGGCCCATCGCGTCGGCGACATCATCACGATCCTGATCGTCGAGGAGTCCACGGCCAACGCCACGGCCAAGACCGACGCCAACAACAAGTCCGAGGTGAAAGGCGGTCCGGGGCTCGGCTTCCTGGACGTCCTCACCAACTGGGGCATCAACTCGGAGAACAAGTACACAGGGGACGGCCGCACCCAGCGCACCGGCAACCTGAACGCCGAGATCACCGCGCGGGTCGTCGAGGTCATGCACAACGGCGATTACCGCCTGGCCGGCACGCGCATGGTCGACATCAACGGCGAGCGCCAGCTGATCGAGATCAGCGGCATCTGCCGTGGCCGCGACATCCGCCCCGACAACACCATCTATTCGACCTACATCGCCGACGCCCGCATCGCCTACAACGGCACGGGCGTGGTGAACGCCGCCAGCGAACCTGGCGTGATCACGAAGCTGGTCAACTGGCTGTTCTAGGAGTACGGGCATGAGGCAGCTGGCAATTCGCACGACGGTAACGATACTCCTGCTGCTCCAGGCGGGCGTCGCCGCGGCCGGACAATCCTCCCGCATCAAGGATCTGGCCACCCTGGCCGGCGCCGAGCGCGAACCGCTGCTGGGCTACGGCCTGGTGGTGGGGCTGAACGGCACCGGCGACGGCCAGAGCGCGGCCTTCACCACCAACTCCCTCGTCGCCATGCTGGAGCGGCTGGACGTGACCGTCGATCCCTCTCTGATCAAGCTCAAGAACGTGGCGGCGGTGCTGTTGACGGCCAGCGCGGAGCCGGGCATGTCCCCGGGCGCGCGCATCGACGTGACGGTCTCGTCCCTGGGCGACGCCTCCAGCCTCGAAGGGGGCATGCTCATCATGAGCCCCCTGAAGGGGGCCGACGGGCGCGCCTATGCGATCGCCCAGGGTCCCGTATCGATCGGCGGCTTCAACGTCGCGGGCGGCGCCAACAATTCCTTCCGCAAGAACCACGCGACGGTGGGGCTGATACCCAACGGCGCCAAGATCGAGGTCCCCCTGCCCGGCGGCTTCTACAGCGACGGCCGGATGGCGTGGCTGCTCCACAACCCCGATTTCGCCACCGCGCAGCGGGTCTCTGACGCCATCAACCTCGTCTTCGGCGGCAGCACCGCACGCGCGGTCAGCTCCCAGCGCGTGGACGTGAACGTACCCGTCTCGTTCCACGAGCAGCCGGTAGACTTCATCGCCCGCATGGGAGAACTGGCGGCCGTCAGCGACCAGGCGGCGCGCGTCGTCATCAACGAGCGGACCGGCACGATCATCGTGGGCGAGGGCGTCGTCCTGAAGGAAGCGGCGGTGGCCCACGGCAATCTGAAGGTCGTGATCAAGACCAGCTACGACGTCTCGCAGCCGAACTCCTTCAACGAGAGCGGACGCACGGTGGTCACGCCCTCGGTCATCACGGATGTCCAGGAGAAGGAGGCGTCGGTGATCCACGTGCCGAGCACCGGCACCGTGGCGGACGTCGTGGCCGTGCTGAACGAGGTGGGGGCTAGCCCCCGCGACATCATCGCCATCCTGCAGGCCCTCAAGCAAGCGGGCGCCCTGCAGGCCGAACTGATCATCATGTAGGAGGCGCCGTGGAGCTGTCAGGTCAGATCCGCAACGAGCCGGCGCACCCCGCGGGCGCGCCGCGACAGCCGTCGGAAGGGGAGCTCAAGCTGCGGGCCGCGGCCGAGCAGTTCGAGTCCCTGTTCGTCCAGACGCTCATGAAGGCCATGCGACAGACGGTTCCGCAGTCCGAACTGACCAAGAGCGGCGAGATCGATACCTACCGCCAGATGCTCGACGAGGCCATGGCCGAGCGGATCGGCAGCGGCGGCGGCTTGGGCATCGCGGAGAAGATCACACGGCAGTACCTGCCCCATGTGAACGGGGAGGGGCCCCCGGACACCAGAGGCTCGCCGGGCATGGCGCCGCTGCCCGCCTCGCGGGGCGGCGCAGCGACGCCCGCGGAGATGAGGACCCTGACGCCGGGCGCCGCGCGCCGGCCGGCGACCGCGCTGAACAGGGCTCTCGCGGCCTACGCGGAAGCCGGTGGCGCGCGTCCGAGCTTCGGATCCAGGGCGGCCTACCTGGGCGGGGCCGCCGCGGATACGGTCCAGCGCTGGGGCGACCGGATCGAAACGTCGGCCCGGGCGAACGATCTGGCGCCCGAATTGCTGCTGGCGGTCATCGTCCAGGAGTCGGCCGGTCGCGCGGATGCGGTTTCCCCGCGGGGCGCCACCGGTCTGATGCAGCTGATGCCCGGGACCGCGCACGAGGTCGGCGTGGCCGATCCCCTGGATCCCGGCCAGAACATCGAGGGCGGCGCGCGTTACCTGGCGAAGCTGCGGGAGCGCTTCGCCGGCGACCTCGAACTCGTGCTGGCGGCTTACAACGCCGGTCCCGGCATCGTGACCCGAACCGGCAACGCCGTCCCGCCCTTCCCGGAGACGAGGGAATACGTCCGGAAGGTGAGCGCCCTGTACGGTGACCTGGACGGTTCGTCGACGCTCGGGTTCAGTCCCTGATCGACCGAGAGGTCTGCAAGGAGTCCGCATGATGAGCAACCGAAAGCCGCCGGGACTCGAGCCCGCTGAGGCGAGCTCCCTCCAGGCCCTGCTCGCCGAGGAGGAGGGGGCCTACCGCCGTCTGCTCAGGCTGGCGGTGCGCCAGAACCGCTATCTGCGCCAGCAGGACCTCGTTCGGCTCGAAGCGAACGCCGCGGAATGGCGCCGGTTCCTGCCGCGCGCAGAGACGGCGCGCGCGTCGCGCGAGAGCTACCTGGTCGGGCTCGGCGAGCGGCACGATATCGGCCGGAGCTGGCTGAGCATGAGTCGGCTGGCCCGGAACACCCGGGGCGATCACGGCCGCGATCTGCGCGACGGTCTGCGCGTCTGGGAGGAGACGACCGGCGAATTGATGCGCCAGAACTCGCTGAACGGCATGCTCGCGCGATTCTGCCTCGGTCTGGTGGACGAGGAGACGGCGATCCTGTGCCGCGGCATGACCGGCCGGGACGGTTGCTACGACGCGCGCGGAGGCGAACGGAAGGGCGCCTGCGCGGGTGTCATCATACGCAAGGCCTGATTGGAGATGTGATGGGTCTATCCAGCATTATGCACATCGGCCTGACCGGCATGTTCGCCGCGGGTGCGTCCATGCAGACGGCCAGCCACAACATCGCGAACGCCAGCACGCCTGGCTTCTCGCGCCAGCGTGCCATCACGGGCAGCGGGCGCGGCGTGAACATGGGATTCGGCGTGCTGGGCAGCGGCACGCAGGTGTTGGACATCCGCCGCCAGACTGACCAGTTCCTCGTCGGCAGGCTGAACGACCAGACGTCGCTGCTCACCCAGTACGAGACCGCGGACATGACCCTGGGCAGCGTGGAGGCGATCTTCGGTTCGGTGGGAAACAACCACCTCGGCGACGCCATCTCCGAGTTCTTCAACGCCTGGAGCAGCCTGGCCACGCCCCCGCACACGGACGCCCTCCGGCTGGACGTACTGGGCAGCGCGGAGCGCCTGGCCCTCGATCTGCAGGCCATGTCCGACGCGCTGGAGGACCTGGCGAACGATCTGGACGAGCAGATATCGGCGCGCGTGGGCGACCTGAACATGATGCTGTCGGCCGTGGCGGACCTGAACCGGCAGATCCTGCTCGGCGAGTCCGCGCAGACCTCGGCGAACGATCTGCGCGATCAGCGGGACATCGTCCTCGCCCAGATCGCGAGCCTGGCCCGCACTGACGTCATCGAGCGCGAGGACGGCACCGTGGACGTGATCATCTCCGGCCGGACGCTGCTCACGCGCGACCACGTCCAGCACCTCGATGTGACGCGCCAGGAAAGCACGGACGGCAGGCCGGGCGGCGCCCGGGTCACCGTGCACGGCGGTCGTTACGATCTGGAGCTGCCCCCGGGCGAACTGCTCGGGCTGCAGCGCGCTCGCGAGGAGCAGGTGGTGCACAACCGGGAGCAGCTGGACGAGCTGGCCCGCACCCTGATCGATCGGGTCAACGAGCTCCATGTCCAGGGGCGCAGCGACGGCGGACGGGGCATGGTCTTCTTCACCGGCGGATCCGCCGCCGACATCGCCATCAACACGGCCTTGACCGAGAACCCGGCGTACATCGCCACCTCGCGCTCGAATCTGCCCGGCGACTCGGACATCGCCGCGGAGATCGCCGCGCTGGGCCAATCCGGCACCGACGTCGCCGCTGGCCGGAGCATGACGGAGCTGTTCACCGCCCTGGTGGTCGGGATCGCCTCGGATAGCGCCGCCAGCCGCTACCGGGTCGACGGTCAGCAGCAGATGGTCAACACGCTGGCTTCGCGGCTGGAGAGCATACGCGGCGTCAGTCTGGACGAGGAAGCAGCGAAC from bacterium includes these protein-coding regions:
- a CDS encoding flagellar hook-basal body protein, which translates into the protein MLKGLRAAETAMNIQLTKTNVLANNLANVDTAGFKQVLTQVTEKGAAGAGSPTRSFAARGIIDQILDLRSPLDMTQGTLRETGRPLDVALRGAGLFKVSKDGREYYTRNGSFSLNAQRRLTTSDGAEVLGAGGPLEIPEGEVLVRRDGLVLVDGAETDRLAVVDFADSGLLRHVGGSLFAAPPDMPARALAADAVEVVQGAIEGSNANAIDTMIGMIAAQRAFELEAKVLQAADRTLDKAVNELSRKA
- the flgG gene encoding flagellar basal-body rod protein FlgG, which produces MLRAMTSAASGMKAQQTNIDAIANNLANVNTVGYKRSHAEFQDLLYESVVPAGRGSGESEPTRVEVGHGVKLVATNKIFTQGLISQTQNPLDLMIEGDGFFQVRLPDGSIGYSRDGSFKLDADRNVVTSTGYRLEPAVQVPLDATDIYVARDGTVSVLLAGDTSTVQDLAQIELAKFANAAGLSSRGGNIYQESPNSGKALVSRAGSDGLGEIASGFLEMSNVETVEELVKMITAQRAYELNARTISMADEMMQTVNQMKR
- the flgA gene encoding flagellar basal body P-ring formation chaperone FlgA → MLRLFIFLFSASLLTAQTAQAWVLELAPHVTLDRPVVRLADVLAAEAPTTAGALVLRTGGKPGEVVEISRAAILRRLVSERLAGDVVCRGPESCRITFAGRQIAVAELEKCLLAELGNWLPSDPDRAPAGWVEVNSELPGATMDGDWRLELVEPARLDPGRNLVRCRIVGGGRVIRFTATVTCHIYGEVARVLTNVNEDDPLAEGLFVWEWRDLTQVAPGRVVGRGAVAGMSARGHLAAGEPLRLADIHSEPLVRQGETVELCLDRGGVAVTLRGTAREDGVQGAMVYVRNELDGRLIRARVTGQGRVSWSR
- a CDS encoding flagellar basal body L-ring protein FlgH, with the protein product MRMSKYGWLIALAALALAALCAAGEPLIDLESGGSLVSNYKAHRVGDIITILIVEESTANATAKTDANNKSEVKGGPGLGFLDVLTNWGINSENKYTGDGRTQRTGNLNAEITARVVEVMHNGDYRLAGTRMVDINGERQLIEISGICRGRDIRPDNTIYSTYIADARIAYNGTGVVNAASEPGVITKLVNWLF
- a CDS encoding flagellar basal body P-ring protein FlgI is translated as MRQLAIRTTVTILLLLQAGVAAAGQSSRIKDLATLAGAEREPLLGYGLVVGLNGTGDGQSAAFTTNSLVAMLERLDVTVDPSLIKLKNVAAVLLTASAEPGMSPGARIDVTVSSLGDASSLEGGMLIMSPLKGADGRAYAIAQGPVSIGGFNVAGGANNSFRKNHATVGLIPNGAKIEVPLPGGFYSDGRMAWLLHNPDFATAQRVSDAINLVFGGSTARAVSSQRVDVNVPVSFHEQPVDFIARMGELAAVSDQAARVVINERTGTIIVGEGVVLKEAAVAHGNLKVVIKTSYDVSQPNSFNESGRTVVTPSVITDVQEKEASVIHVPSTGTVADVVAVLNEVGASPRDIIAILQALKQAGALQAELIIM
- a CDS encoding transglycosylase SLT domain-containing protein; the protein is MELSGQIRNEPAHPAGAPRQPSEGELKLRAAAEQFESLFVQTLMKAMRQTVPQSELTKSGEIDTYRQMLDEAMAERIGSGGGLGIAEKITRQYLPHVNGEGPPDTRGSPGMAPLPASRGGAATPAEMRTLTPGAARRPATALNRALAAYAEAGGARPSFGSRAAYLGGAAADTVQRWGDRIETSARANDLAPELLLAVIVQESAGRADAVSPRGATGLMQLMPGTAHEVGVADPLDPGQNIEGGARYLAKLRERFAGDLELVLAAYNAGPGIVTRTGNAVPPFPETREYVRKVSALYGDLDGSSTLGFSP
- a CDS encoding flagellar protein FlgN encodes the protein MSNRKPPGLEPAEASSLQALLAEEEGAYRRLLRLAVRQNRYLRQQDLVRLEANAAEWRRFLPRAETARASRESYLVGLGERHDIGRSWLSMSRLARNTRGDHGRDLRDGLRVWEETTGELMRQNSLNGMLARFCLGLVDEETAILCRGMTGRDGCYDARGGERKGACAGVIIRKA
- the flgK gene encoding flagellar hook-associated protein FlgK, producing MGLSSIMHIGLTGMFAAGASMQTASHNIANASTPGFSRQRAITGSGRGVNMGFGVLGSGTQVLDIRRQTDQFLVGRLNDQTSLLTQYETADMTLGSVEAIFGSVGNNHLGDAISEFFNAWSSLATPPHTDALRLDVLGSAERLALDLQAMSDALEDLANDLDEQISARVGDLNMMLSAVADLNRQILLGESAQTSANDLRDQRDIVLAQIASLARTDVIEREDGTVDVIISGRTLLTRDHVQHLDVTRQESTDGRPGGARVTVHGGRYDLELPPGELLGLQRAREEQVVHNREQLDELARTLIDRVNELHVQGRSDGGRGMVFFTGGSAADIAINTALTENPAYIATSRSNLPGDSDIAAEIAALGQSGTDVAAGRSMTELFTALVVGIASDSAASRYRVDGQQQMVNTLASRLESIRGVSLDEEAANIALYQNAYQANARVIAAVQDMFESVLTMV